The Sphingopyxis fribergensis genome contains a region encoding:
- a CDS encoding TonB-dependent receptor domain-containing protein, translated as MKRSFGTMLLASTAICLLAGAPAQAQTATADPAADAATDEPQSDGAPADEIVVVGTRIEGARVTEALPVVVVNQDRLDAIGAVSGDELIRNIPQMGDVSFNPGNNAQTSNAARGDVGSVNLRSLGVGNTLVLLNGRRIVTHPASQGLSDTGTVPVLSYNSNAIPTTGLQRLEVLLDGAAALYGSDAVAGVVNTVLKDNYDGLRMQAQYGGAEGTHLREFQGNILAGKSFDRGNITASFEYTDRSALRAEDQDFTASANLRPLFADYPDFAGSLTPDGRATRGAWPALQVPVTGGRPRRGTTNLTTAAGSFTVRPTRLGGCTQALTADLCLVNTALATNNAFRDLRYDTAVGTTVMPSVKRYNAFVNGHFDVTDDLTLFGEFGYYRSNTTRIQPPVINLNQIWIPASNYYNPFGATTINGQPNPNRIPGLTNVPIAGLPVLLTTYRFVDTGPQAVKVSGEQLRGLIGVRGEVAGFKWDSAFVYSEASAVDSSLAVRSSALQQSLGLSTPDAYNPFNGGCVDSLSSGDCTPSSQAALDAITFQLRRRSKTTLTMGDFRASRSDLFALPGGDVGVAFGLEVRRETQRDDRDSAVDGSSPFIDAVSGAVTISDAAAVSDNPDTYGKRTVAAGYAELAVPLVSEEMNIPLVRRFDVQLAGRFEHYSDFGSVARPKIAAAWDIVDGFRLRGSFSQGFRAPNLEQVNAVEYARLATSQDFLRCEVDLRAGRIANFTECGNNVGYSRRVSGNPDLKPEKSTNYNLGMVFEPTFIPSDLGRMTFTVDYWSIKQKGIVGILGNDTAVALDYLLRLQGSSNPNVIRSAPDADDVAEFAGTGIAPVGAITTVRDQFINLQPQTVRGLDFAFYWQSPKTDVGKFDFSVNATRLLKFSRSPGDAVDQLVAARAAGNINAATPLPETQNLIEANGRPKWRGTASLTWSLGQFQIGTFARYTGAVDETGFVDADGNPWRVKSQLTGNLYAQVRIRDAGGLGGDMRWRVGVRNITNEKPPLSSEGYLGSLYSPYGRYWYSSVTTEF; from the coding sequence ATGAAACGCAGTTTTGGAACAATGCTTCTGGCGAGCACGGCGATCTGCCTTCTCGCGGGCGCACCCGCGCAGGCTCAGACGGCAACCGCCGATCCGGCCGCCGATGCCGCCACCGATGAGCCGCAGTCCGACGGCGCCCCCGCCGACGAAATCGTCGTCGTCGGCACGCGCATCGAGGGCGCGCGCGTAACCGAGGCGCTGCCCGTGGTCGTCGTCAATCAGGACAGGCTCGACGCGATCGGCGCGGTCAGCGGCGACGAACTGATCCGCAACATCCCGCAAATGGGCGACGTCAGCTTCAACCCCGGCAACAATGCACAGACCAGCAACGCCGCGCGCGGCGACGTCGGTTCGGTGAATTTGCGCTCATTGGGCGTCGGAAACACGCTGGTGCTGCTGAACGGCCGCCGCATCGTCACGCATCCGGCCAGCCAGGGCCTGTCGGACACTGGCACCGTTCCTGTGCTCAGCTATAATTCGAACGCGATCCCGACAACGGGGCTGCAGCGGCTCGAAGTGCTGCTCGACGGCGCCGCCGCGCTCTATGGCTCGGACGCCGTCGCGGGCGTCGTCAATACGGTGCTCAAGGACAATTACGACGGCCTGCGCATGCAGGCGCAATATGGCGGCGCTGAAGGTACGCACCTGCGCGAATTCCAGGGCAATATCCTTGCGGGCAAGAGCTTCGACCGCGGCAATATCACCGCCTCGTTCGAGTATACCGACCGCTCGGCGCTGCGCGCAGAGGATCAGGACTTCACCGCGTCGGCGAACCTGCGCCCGCTGTTCGCCGACTATCCCGACTTCGCTGGCTCGTTGACCCCTGACGGCCGCGCGACGCGCGGCGCATGGCCGGCGCTGCAGGTGCCCGTCACCGGCGGCCGGCCGCGCCGCGGGACGACGAACCTGACGACCGCCGCCGGTTCATTCACCGTTCGCCCGACACGCCTCGGGGGATGTACGCAGGCGCTGACCGCCGACCTCTGCCTGGTCAACACCGCGCTTGCGACGAACAACGCGTTTCGCGACCTGCGTTACGATACCGCGGTCGGAACCACGGTGATGCCGAGCGTCAAACGCTACAACGCCTTCGTGAACGGCCATTTTGATGTGACCGACGATCTGACCCTGTTCGGCGAGTTCGGCTATTACCGCTCGAATACGACGCGCATCCAGCCGCCGGTGATCAACCTCAACCAGATATGGATTCCGGCCAGCAACTATTACAACCCCTTCGGTGCGACGACGATCAACGGCCAGCCGAACCCCAATCGCATCCCGGGCCTAACCAATGTGCCGATCGCCGGCCTGCCGGTCCTGCTCACCACCTATCGTTTCGTCGATACCGGGCCGCAGGCGGTGAAAGTCTCGGGCGAGCAACTCCGCGGCCTGATCGGCGTGCGCGGCGAGGTCGCGGGTTTCAAATGGGACAGCGCCTTCGTCTATTCCGAAGCCTCTGCGGTCGACAGCAGCCTTGCGGTGCGCAGCTCGGCGCTCCAGCAGAGCCTCGGCCTATCGACACCCGACGCCTATAACCCGTTTAATGGCGGCTGCGTCGACAGCCTTAGCTCGGGCGATTGCACCCCCAGTTCGCAGGCGGCGCTCGACGCAATCACCTTCCAGCTTCGGCGCCGGTCGAAGACGACGCTGACGATGGGCGACTTCCGCGCCTCGCGCTCGGACCTGTTCGCGCTGCCCGGCGGCGATGTCGGCGTGGCCTTCGGCCTGGAAGTGCGGCGCGAGACCCAGCGAGACGATCGCGATTCCGCCGTCGATGGATCGAGCCCTTTCATCGATGCGGTCAGCGGCGCCGTGACGATCAGCGATGCCGCGGCGGTCAGCGACAACCCCGACACCTATGGTAAGCGCACGGTCGCCGCCGGCTATGCCGAGCTTGCCGTCCCGCTGGTTTCGGAAGAGATGAACATCCCGCTGGTCCGGCGCTTCGACGTGCAGCTTGCCGGTCGTTTTGAACATTATAGCGATTTCGGCAGCGTTGCCCGGCCGAAGATTGCGGCGGCATGGGACATCGTCGATGGCTTCCGCCTGCGTGGTTCCTTCTCGCAGGGGTTCCGCGCCCCGAACCTCGAACAGGTCAATGCGGTCGAATATGCGCGTCTCGCGACCAGCCAGGACTTCCTGCGCTGCGAGGTGGATCTGCGCGCCGGCCGGATCGCCAATTTTACCGAATGCGGCAACAATGTCGGCTATTCGCGCCGCGTCTCGGGCAATCCCGATCTGAAGCCCGAAAAGAGCACCAACTATAATCTTGGCATGGTGTTCGAACCGACCTTCATACCGTCCGATCTCGGCCGCATGACCTTCACCGTCGATTATTGGTCGATCAAGCAAAAGGGTATCGTCGGCATCCTCGGTAACGATACGGCGGTGGCGCTCGACTATCTGCTCCGCCTGCAAGGGTCGTCGAACCCCAATGTCATCCGCAGCGCGCCCGATGCCGACGATGTCGCCGAGTTCGCAGGCACCGGTATCGCGCCGGTGGGCGCGATCACGACGGTGCGCGACCAGTTCATCAACCTGCAGCCGCAGACCGTCCGCGGCCTCGATTTCGCCTTCTACTGGCAATCGCCAAAGACCGATGTCGGCAAGTTCGATTTCTCGGTCAATGCGACGCGGCTGCTCAAATTCTCGCGCTCGCCGGGCGACGCCGTCGACCAGCTTGTCGCGGCCCGCGCCGCCGGCAATATCAACGCCGCGACGCCGCTGCCCGAGACCCAGAATCTGATCGAAGCCAACGGCCGGCCGAAATGGCGCGGCACAGCGTCGCTGACCTGGTCGCTCGGTCAGTTCCAGATCGGGACTTTCGCGCGCTACACGGGCGCGGTCGATGAAACCGGGTTCGTCGACGCCGACGGCAACCCGTGGCGCGTCAAGTCGCAGCTGACGGGCAACCTCTATGCACAGGTGCGGATCAGGGACGCCGGCGGTCTCGGCGGCGACATGCGCTGGCGCGTCGGGGTGCGCAACATCACCAACGAAAAGCCGCCGCTTTCGTCCGAGGGCTATCTGGGGTCGCTTTACAGCCCCTATGGCCGCTATTGGTACAGCTCGGTCACCACGGAGTTCTGA
- a CDS encoding FMN-dependent NADH-azoreductase, giving the protein MKLLHVDASPKSANSGSRALSRFFVDQLRAGLPALSVDYLDLAQEILPPITGLFASATYTPADQRTAEMREALAVSDALCARLLAADALLLAMPMHNWTMPAAFKTFVDTIVRSGLTYIATDDGRFVGTLGGKKVLFLTTRGVDLRPGSPFAAMDALTPALRAAFGFIGVAAPIFVDAQPMQFANEVERAAAVRRAKEDLAALAETWGDIEQQPALSKAG; this is encoded by the coding sequence ATGAAACTGCTGCATGTCGACGCGAGCCCCAAAAGCGCGAACTCGGGCTCGCGCGCGCTGTCGCGCTTTTTCGTCGACCAACTTCGCGCAGGGCTTCCTGCCTTGTCGGTCGACTATCTCGATCTGGCGCAGGAGATCCTGCCCCCGATCACCGGGCTGTTCGCAAGCGCGACCTACACGCCCGCCGATCAGCGCACCGCCGAAATGCGCGAGGCGTTGGCTGTGTCCGACGCGCTGTGCGCGCGCCTGCTCGCCGCCGACGCCTTGCTCCTTGCGATGCCGATGCACAATTGGACGATGCCCGCCGCGTTCAAGACGTTCGTCGACACGATCGTCCGCAGCGGCCTCACCTATATCGCGACCGATGATGGCCGGTTCGTCGGCACGCTCGGCGGCAAAAAGGTCCTGTTCCTGACGACGCGCGGCGTCGACCTGCGCCCCGGCTCGCCCTTTGCTGCGATGGACGCGCTCACCCCGGCGCTGCGCGCAGCCTTCGGCTTCATCGGCGTCGCGGCCCCCATTTTCGTCGACGCCCAGCCGATGCAGTTCGCCAATGAGGTCGAGCGGGCGGCCGCGGTGCGGCGTGCGAAAGAGGATCTGGCTGCACTCGCCGAGACATGGGGCGATATCGAGCAGCAACCGGCGCTGTCGAAAGCCGGGTAA
- a CDS encoding DUF1810 family protein produces MTDEYDLERFVTAQAEAYDDAIDILRRGAMCTPYMDFIFPRLGDEGGDESFYALSSLDEARAYLDFAPLGGRYRESVETLFRLVQTSARAVFGEVDAAKLHASLTLFAEASNEVLLRSVLITWFDNMVDEDTIVRINRDA; encoded by the coding sequence ATGACCGACGAATATGATCTTGAACGCTTCGTAACCGCGCAGGCCGAAGCCTATGACGATGCGATCGACATCCTGCGCCGCGGTGCGATGTGCACGCCCTATATGGATTTCATCTTCCCGCGGCTGGGCGACGAAGGCGGCGACGAGAGTTTCTATGCGCTGTCCTCGCTCGACGAGGCGCGCGCCTATCTGGATTTCGCGCCGCTCGGAGGCCGCTATCGTGAGTCCGTCGAGACGCTCTTTCGCCTCGTGCAGACGAGCGCGCGGGCAGTGTTCGGCGAGGTCGATGCCGCGAAGCTCCACGCCTCGCTCACCTTGTTCGCCGAAGCGTCGAACGAAGTGCTGTTGCGTTCGGTGCTCATCACCTGGTTCGACAATATGGTCGACGAAGACACGATCGTCCGCATCAACCGCGACGCCTGA
- a CDS encoding dicarboxylate/amino acid:cation symporter, translated as MNAVHTPAKPGPWWSHLYVQVLAAIAGGVLLGHFWPGIGVQLQPLGKGFIDLVKMIIAPVIFLTVSTGIASVGSGKTLGRLTAKTFAYFLFFSTLALIIGLIVANVVQPGAGMNIDPSTLDPNAVAKIAEYDAKAHDTSLVGFLLAIIPTTFVSALTSGSILQALFAAILFGIALSHTGAAGAQVLGMLEKLSSVFFYLVGMLMRFAPIGAFGAMAFTIGEYGVESLVNLGALIATFYLTSILFVVVILGGMARLCGFSIFRLIAYLKAELLLVLGTSSSEAALPSLMEKLEKAGCAKSVVGMVVPTGYSFNLDGTNIYMTLAALFVAQATGIDLSLGDQVTLLLVAMVSSKGAAGVTGAGFITLAATLTAVPTVPVAGLALILGIDRFMSECRALTNFIGNALAAIVVAMWENALDRDALNRALRGEPAPLAAAPVETDSD; from the coding sequence ATGAATGCGGTGCACACGCCGGCAAAGCCCGGACCGTGGTGGTCGCATCTCTATGTGCAGGTGCTCGCGGCGATCGCCGGCGGCGTGCTGCTCGGCCATTTCTGGCCCGGAATTGGCGTCCAGCTTCAGCCGCTCGGCAAGGGCTTCATCGACCTCGTCAAGATGATCATCGCGCCGGTGATCTTCCTCACCGTTTCGACCGGCATCGCATCGGTCGGCAGCGGCAAGACGCTCGGGCGCCTGACGGCCAAGACCTTCGCCTATTTCCTCTTCTTCTCGACGCTCGCGCTGATCATCGGGCTGATCGTCGCCAATGTGGTGCAGCCGGGCGCGGGGATGAATATCGACCCGAGCACGCTGGACCCGAACGCCGTCGCCAAGATCGCCGAATATGACGCGAAGGCGCACGACACCTCGCTCGTCGGCTTCCTGCTCGCGATCATTCCCACGACCTTCGTCTCGGCGCTGACCTCGGGCTCGATCCTGCAGGCGCTGTTCGCGGCGATCCTGTTCGGCATCGCGCTTTCGCACACGGGCGCGGCGGGTGCACAGGTGCTCGGCATGCTCGAAAAGCTTTCGAGCGTCTTCTTCTATCTCGTCGGCATGCTGATGCGCTTCGCCCCGATCGGCGCGTTCGGCGCGATGGCCTTCACCATCGGCGAATATGGCGTCGAATCGCTCGTCAATCTCGGCGCGCTGATCGCGACCTTCTATCTGACCTCGATCCTGTTCGTGGTCGTCATCCTTGGCGGGATGGCGCGGCTCTGCGGCTTTTCGATCTTCCGCCTGATCGCTTATCTCAAGGCCGAGCTGCTGCTCGTGCTTGGCACCTCGTCGTCCGAGGCGGCGCTGCCGAGCCTGATGGAAAAGCTCGAGAAAGCGGGCTGCGCAAAATCCGTCGTCGGTATGGTCGTGCCGACGGGATACAGCTTCAATCTCGACGGCACCAATATCTATATGACGCTCGCGGCGCTGTTCGTCGCACAGGCGACAGGTATCGACCTCAGCCTCGGCGACCAGGTCACGCTGTTGCTCGTCGCGATGGTCAGCTCGAAGGGCGCGGCGGGAGTCACCGGCGCCGGCTTCATCACGCTCGCCGCGACGCTGACGGCGGTCCCGACCGTGCCCGTCGCGGGGCTCGCGCTGATCCTCGGCATCGACCGCTTCATGAGCGAATGCCGCGCGCTCACCAACTTCATCGGTAACGCGCTCGCCGCGATCGTCGTCGCGATGTGGGAAAATGCGCTCGACCGCGATGCGCTGAACCGCGCGCTCCGCGGCGAGCCTGCACCGCTCGCCGCGGCACCCGTGGAGACTGACAGCGATTGA
- a CDS encoding glutathione binding-like protein: MKLYYCPWACSLAAHIVLHEAGVPFENENVDIWTKITASGADFNKVTPKGYVPALQLDNREIVTENIAVLDYLAGVYPQFGLEGPLGRTRLVEALAYISTEIHKSYKPYWHNGTDEQKAVASAYITARMRLLGDTVKGDYLFGDQPTVADFYLFVNTRWAERFGIDIPPAIAAIHQRLNARPAVQATLKAEGLA; the protein is encoded by the coding sequence ATGAAACTCTATTATTGCCCATGGGCCTGCAGCCTGGCCGCCCATATCGTGCTGCACGAAGCCGGCGTGCCCTTCGAGAATGAGAACGTCGACATCTGGACAAAGATCACCGCAAGCGGTGCCGATTTCAACAAAGTCACACCCAAGGGTTATGTCCCCGCGCTCCAGCTCGACAATCGCGAAATCGTCACCGAGAACATCGCCGTTCTCGACTATCTGGCCGGCGTCTATCCGCAATTCGGACTCGAAGGCCCGCTCGGCCGCACCCGGCTCGTCGAAGCACTCGCCTATATCTCGACCGAGATTCACAAAAGCTATAAGCCCTATTGGCACAACGGCACCGACGAGCAGAAGGCCGTCGCCAGCGCCTATATCACCGCGCGGATGCGCCTTCTCGGCGATACGGTCAAAGGCGATTATCTGTTCGGCGACCAGCCGACCGTCGCCGATTTCTACCTGTTCGTGAACACGCGCTGGGCCGAACGCTTTGGCATCGATATCCCGCCCGCGATCGCTGCGATCCACCAGCGGCTGAACGCGCGTCCTGCGGTGCAGGCGACGCTCAAGGCCGAGGGGCTCGCTTAA
- a CDS encoding bifunctional alpha/beta hydrolase/OsmC family protein, whose protein sequence is MPTRPFDFHNADGDRLSGRLELPVGSTKAWALFAHCFTCGKDNKAAVRISRRLAGAGIGVLRFDFTGLGASEGEFGAAGFSHNVKDLIDAAGAMDAAGMPPMLLVGHSLGGAAVIAATGSLPGIHAVATIAAPFDVEHALQQFDPEGLETIEREGSGVVAIGSRPFTVRREFVASLREQDQGARLAKLKRPLLLLHSPIDQIVGIENVTSMYLAAKHPKSFVSLDGADHLLTDARDADFAADMISAWAGRYLPATPPTAASQFDAEAEETGLGKFQLAMRAGKAAFIADEPESVGGLGSGPTPFNLLSSALAACTTMTLRLYADRKGWPVDRIRTGVTHRKEKGAEKPDIFTRRVEIEGALDDAQHAELISIADRCPVHRTLETGSRFEAAEAGWEEPFAPGNNTPA, encoded by the coding sequence ATGCCGACGCGCCCCTTCGACTTTCACAACGCCGACGGTGATCGCCTTTCGGGTCGCCTCGAACTGCCGGTCGGTTCGACCAAAGCGTGGGCGCTGTTTGCGCATTGCTTCACCTGCGGGAAGGACAATAAGGCTGCGGTGCGGATATCGCGCCGTCTCGCCGGTGCCGGCATCGGTGTCCTGCGCTTCGACTTCACCGGGCTGGGCGCCAGTGAAGGCGAATTCGGCGCGGCGGGTTTCAGTCATAATGTGAAGGATCTGATCGACGCTGCCGGCGCGATGGATGCCGCCGGGATGCCGCCGATGCTGTTGGTCGGGCATAGCCTGGGCGGCGCGGCGGTCATTGCGGCAACGGGATCGCTGCCTGGCATCCACGCGGTCGCGACGATCGCGGCGCCATTCGACGTCGAGCATGCTCTCCAGCAGTTCGACCCCGAAGGGTTGGAGACGATCGAGCGCGAAGGAAGCGGCGTCGTCGCGATCGGTAGCCGCCCCTTCACCGTCCGCCGGGAGTTCGTCGCCAGCCTGCGCGAACAGGATCAGGGCGCGCGCCTCGCAAAGCTGAAGCGGCCGCTTCTACTCCTCCACTCGCCGATCGACCAGATCGTCGGGATCGAGAATGTCACCAGCATGTACCTCGCGGCCAAACACCCCAAGAGCTTCGTGTCACTCGACGGCGCCGACCATCTGTTGACCGACGCGCGCGACGCGGATTTCGCCGCCGACATGATTTCGGCCTGGGCCGGCCGCTATCTGCCCGCGACGCCGCCGACCGCGGCCAGCCAGTTCGACGCCGAGGCCGAGGAAACGGGGCTCGGCAAATTCCAGCTCGCGATGCGCGCGGGCAAGGCGGCTTTCATCGCCGACGAGCCCGAAAGCGTCGGCGGGCTCGGGTCGGGGCCGACGCCGTTCAACCTTCTCTCATCCGCGCTCGCCGCCTGCACGACGATGACCTTGCGCCTTTACGCCGACCGCAAGGGCTGGCCCGTCGACCGGATCCGCACCGGCGTCACGCATCGCAAGGAAAAGGGCGCCGAAAAGCCTGATATCTTCACCCGCCGCGTCGAGATCGAAGGCGCGCTCGACGATGCGCAGCACGCCGAGTTGATCAGTATCGCCGATCGCTGCCCGGTGCATCGCACGCTCGAGACGGGATCGCGCTTCGAGGCGGCCGAGGCGGGGTGGGAAGAACCCTTCGCGCCGGGGAACAATACGCCCGCTTAG
- a CDS encoding carboxymuconolactone decarboxylase family protein, translating to MTPRMNIFQAAPDTMKAMLAVEATFENSGIEHSLLELVKLRASQINGCAFCIHMHVTDAVKHGETHMRIHLLDAWRESPLFSDRERAALNWTESLTGIAETGAPDADYELLKAHFDDKQIGYLTAAVAAINFWNTVQISLRAVHPVEKPAAA from the coding sequence ATGACCCCCCGTATGAATATCTTTCAGGCCGCTCCCGATACGATGAAGGCGATGCTCGCCGTCGAAGCCACGTTCGAAAATTCGGGCATCGAGCACAGCCTGCTCGAACTGGTGAAGCTGCGCGCGTCGCAGATAAACGGCTGCGCCTTCTGCATCCACATGCACGTCACCGACGCGGTGAAGCATGGCGAAACCCACATGCGCATCCACCTGCTCGATGCGTGGCGCGAATCGCCGCTCTTTTCGGACCGCGAGCGCGCGGCGCTGAACTGGACCGAATCGCTGACCGGCATTGCCGAAACGGGCGCTCCCGACGCGGATTATGAGCTGCTGAAGGCGCATTTCGACGACAAGCAGATCGGCTATCTGACCGCCGCGGTTGCCGCGATCAATTTCTGGAACACCGTCCAGATCAGCCTTCGCGCGGTCCATCCGGTCGAAAAACCGGCCGCCGCCTGA
- a CDS encoding SDR family oxidoreductase, giving the protein MKITIIGGTGMIGRRLAARLRDEGHDVVAAARSTGVNTISGEGLAEAIEGADVVVDASNSGYGDAADMRRFFAASSDNILAAARAASIGHFIALSAVGAETLKGGYFQAKRGQEERILGAGVPFTIVRSTPFFEFVYKIVDAGGEGDRMRLAPVTMQPIAADDVVAALASVVTEAPANDIVEIAGPDTFGLADLAVEILTANEDPRWISVDPDAHYFGAQFDGEPLTCDSRPGIARQRFDDWLREWIAFA; this is encoded by the coding sequence ATGAAAATCACCATCATCGGAGGAACTGGCATGATCGGCCGCCGGCTCGCCGCGCGGCTGCGCGACGAGGGGCATGATGTCGTCGCGGCGGCCCGATCGACCGGGGTCAACACGATCAGCGGCGAGGGGCTGGCTGAGGCGATCGAAGGCGCCGACGTCGTCGTCGATGCGTCGAATTCTGGCTATGGCGATGCCGCCGACATGCGGCGCTTCTTCGCGGCGTCGAGCGACAATATATTGGCGGCCGCTCGCGCGGCTTCGATCGGACATTTTATCGCCCTGTCAGCGGTCGGTGCCGAAACGCTGAAAGGCGGTTATTTCCAGGCGAAGCGCGGTCAGGAAGAGCGGATATTGGGCGCCGGCGTCCCCTTTACAATCGTGCGGTCGACGCCCTTTTTCGAATTCGTCTACAAGATTGTCGACGCGGGCGGCGAGGGCGACCGGATGCGGCTCGCCCCTGTGACGATGCAACCCATCGCTGCCGACGATGTCGTCGCAGCGCTGGCGAGCGTGGTTACGGAAGCGCCGGCGAATGACATTGTCGAGATCGCCGGACCCGATACTTTCGGCCTTGCTGATCTTGCGGTCGAAATCCTGACCGCGAACGAGGATCCGCGCTGGATTTCGGTGGACCCCGATGCACATTATTTCGGTGCGCAATTCGATGGCGAGCCGCTCACCTGCGACAGTCGTCCGGGCATCGCGCGGCAGCGGTTCGATGACTGGCTGCGCGAATGGATCGCCTTCGCTTGA
- a CDS encoding GNAT family N-acetyltransferase: protein MDAEVIDNVEKRCFELDLPDGSTAAAFYRVDEEGRLVLIHTEVPSEFWGMGIASQLAEGAFQLMRQTGRKAILRCQFMVNFFGRHPEFADVVAG, encoded by the coding sequence ATGGACGCCGAAGTCATCGACAATGTCGAAAAGCGCTGTTTCGAACTCGATCTGCCCGACGGTTCGACCGCTGCCGCCTTTTACCGCGTCGACGAGGAAGGCCGACTGGTGCTGATCCACACCGAAGTCCCGTCCGAATTCTGGGGCATGGGTATCGCGTCGCAGCTCGCCGAGGGCGCGTTCCAACTGATGCGGCAGACCGGCCGCAAGGCGATCCTGCGCTGCCAGTTCATGGTCAATTTCTTTGGTCGCCATCCCGAATTCGCCGACGTCGTCGCCGGTTGA
- a CDS encoding SGNH/GDSL hydrolase family protein → MKYGHGIWFLIGAAALAVAPAASAKESAPAPTAAGATSAPTKAAPKTILFIGNSFTQGAHSAARNWRAGTVTDLNNAGYGGVPALFKLFAEQAGLDYRVSLETQGGKSLGFHYDERRQLFDKAWDIVVLQEFSTLDRAKPGDPSDYMRNVGRLASLFKARNPAVDIRLAATWSRADQIYKSGGHWYRKPVTAMADDLRAAADRARSSTPSVAGIVPVGQAWNRAMTTGVADPNPYDGIAYGQLDLWAYDHYHASVAGYYLSALVTFGAITGVDPTTLGAKEKGADELGLSDAQAAALQGVARDTLANG, encoded by the coding sequence ATGAAATATGGGCACGGCATCTGGTTCCTGATCGGCGCTGCCGCGCTCGCCGTCGCGCCGGCGGCATCGGCAAAGGAGAGCGCGCCCGCGCCAACCGCCGCCGGCGCGACATCTGCTCCGACGAAGGCAGCACCGAAGACGATCCTGTTCATCGGCAACAGCTTCACGCAGGGCGCCCATTCGGCGGCGCGCAACTGGCGCGCGGGGACGGTCACCGACCTCAACAACGCCGGCTATGGCGGCGTGCCCGCGCTGTTCAAGCTCTTCGCCGAGCAGGCGGGGCTCGACTATCGGGTCAGCCTTGAGACGCAGGGCGGCAAGTCGCTGGGATTCCATTATGACGAGCGGCGCCAGCTTTTCGACAAGGCGTGGGACATCGTCGTGCTGCAGGAATTCAGCACGCTCGACCGCGCAAAGCCCGGCGATCCGTCGGACTATATGCGAAACGTCGGACGGCTGGCATCGCTGTTCAAGGCGCGCAATCCTGCGGTCGACATCCGGCTCGCGGCGACCTGGAGCCGCGCCGACCAGATCTACAAATCCGGCGGGCATTGGTACCGAAAGCCGGTGACGGCGATGGCCGATGACCTCCGCGCCGCGGCCGATCGCGCACGATCCTCCACCCCGTCCGTGGCGGGTATCGTGCCGGTCGGCCAGGCCTGGAACCGCGCGATGACGACAGGCGTCGCCGACCCCAATCCCTATGACGGCATCGCCTATGGCCAGCTCGATCTGTGGGCGTATGACCATTATCACGCTAGCGTCGCGGGTTATTATCTCTCGGCGCTTGTCACCTTCGGCGCGATCACCGGGGTCGACCCGACGACGCTCGGCGCAAAGGAGAAGGGCGCCGACGAACTGGGCCTCTCGGACGCACAGGCGGCGGCGCTGCAAGGCGTTGCGCGTGATACGCTCGCGAACGGATAG
- a CDS encoding SDR family oxidoreductase, with amino-acid sequence MKVVVIGGTGLIGSKVVSKLNALGHQAVAAAPNTGVNTLTGEGLAKALGGAEVVVDLANSPTFDEAAITFFKTAGENVAKAEKAAGVGHHVALSVVGTEKMGVSPYFLAKQAQEELIRGSGIPFTIVHATQFMEFLRGIGQSAVVGDEIHLSHAYIQPMAAEDVADAVTSVALAEPANKIVEIGGPEKFHLDEIIGKVLAFDGDTRPVVTDPEARYFGLRLDDDSLIPSPGAKLGSTRFDWWLENVPPPSKK; translated from the coding sequence ATGAAGGTCGTCGTGATCGGAGGAACCGGGCTTATCGGTTCAAAAGTCGTCAGCAAACTGAACGCTCTGGGGCATCAGGCGGTCGCCGCCGCGCCGAACACCGGCGTCAACACGCTGACCGGCGAAGGACTTGCCAAGGCATTGGGCGGCGCGGAGGTCGTCGTCGACCTCGCTAATTCGCCGACCTTCGACGAAGCCGCGATCACCTTCTTCAAGACCGCGGGCGAGAATGTGGCCAAAGCCGAAAAGGCCGCGGGCGTCGGGCACCATGTCGCGCTGTCGGTCGTCGGCACCGAAAAAATGGGCGTCAGCCCCTATTTCTTGGCGAAGCAGGCGCAGGAAGAGCTGATCCGGGGCAGCGGGATTCCCTTTACGATCGTCCACGCGACCCAGTTCATGGAATTCCTGCGCGGCATCGGCCAGTCGGCGGTGGTCGGCGACGAAATCCACCTGTCGCACGCCTATATCCAGCCGATGGCGGCCGAGGATGTCGCCGACGCGGTAACCTCGGTAGCGCTCGCTGAGCCCGCCAACAAAATCGTCGAGATCGGCGGGCCCGAGAAATTCCACCTCGACGAAATCATCGGCAAGGTGCTTGCGTTCGACGGTGACACGCGCCCGGTCGTGACCGACCCCGAGGCGCGTTATTTCGGACTGCGGCTCGACGATGACTCGCTGATCCCCAGCCCAGGCGCCAAGCTCGGCTCGACGCGCTTCGACTGGTGGCTGGAAAATGTCCCGCCGCCGTCGAAGAAATAA